The sequence GGAAGAACTAAAAAAGACCTATATTACGCAACCGGCTGTGCTGGTGCATTCGTTAGCGGTCTGGGAGATCTTAAAACGTCGCAACATAAAACCTTGTGTGGTGTTAGGTCATAGTTTAGGTGAATATAGTGCGCTTTATTGTGCGAATGTCTTCTCGTTACAGACCGTGCTCCGATTAGTCAAACGGCGTAGCCAGCTGATGTATGAAGAAGGACTTAAAAAACCGGGCACGATGGCTGCAATTCTGGGTTTAGCCGATACGGTAGTTGAAGAACTTTGCCAGAAGGCGGCGAGTGTTGTCGTGCCGGCTAACTATAATGCCCCAGGCCAGTTGGTGATCTCAGGCACCCCAGAGGGGGTAAGCGAGGTGTGCGAGGAGGCGAAAAGGCGCGGGGCCATAAAATGTGTGCCACTTCCGGTCTCGGGGGCATTCCACTCACCATTACTTGAAGAGTCGGCAACGGAGTTTAGCCAGTATCTCAGTAGCTTTGAGTTTTCTTCCCCAGCCTGCCCGGTAATTCCCAACCGCACCGGTGAAGTTACCGCCGAGTTAAGCCAAATAAAACAAGCCTTAAGGGAACAGCTAATAAATCCGGTGCTCTGGACGAAGTCAATCTTAAGTGCTAAAAACTATGGCATTGAGCTCTTAGTTGAAGTCGGTCCGGGCCGGGTGTTATCGGGTTTAGTCAAAAGAATTGATAAAGATATCCCCACGATTAATTTAGGTACCGTTGAGGAGATAAATAACTTTATACAAAGCCAATTAACCTAAGAGGGGCTTTATGGAAAAGTTACTTCCATTATTTATTATATTATCTTTAGGTGGAGCTTTTCT comes from candidate division WOR-3 bacterium and encodes:
- a CDS encoding ACP S-malonyltransferase, encoding EELKKTYITQPAVLVHSLAVWEILKRRNIKPCVVLGHSLGEYSALYCANVFSLQTVLRLVKRRSQLMYEEGLKKPGTMAAILGLADTVVEELCQKAASVVVPANYNAPGQLVISGTPEGVSEVCEEAKRRGAIKCVPLPVSGAFHSPLLEESATEFSQYLSSFEFSSPACPVIPNRTGEVTAELSQIKQALREQLINPVLWTKSILSAKNYGIELLVEVGPGRVLSGLVKRIDKDIPTINLGTVEEINNFIQSQLT